The following proteins are co-located in the Bordetella bronchialis genome:
- a CDS encoding CaiB/BaiF CoA transferase family protein, giving the protein MTEHTSGQDARSAGKPLPLQDVCVVEIGHSLAAPYAGLIFAHLGARVVKIENAGSGDYARGWGPPFIDGDSALFHAINHGKESCRADFNDPISIAAVRDFILEHADVVIQNLKPGSLDRHGLGPRELMAQSPALVYCNLGAFGAVGPLRDKPGYDPLVQAYSGMMSIVGHDADAPSRVPISLNDMGTGMWAVIGVLAALRDRDRSEPARGQVVDVSLYETALAWMTVPLSDCLADGKLPVRLGSGSPNIVPYQVFACADQSILVAAGNDTLYRRLCQIMDLPALAKDSRFATNGDRVSNRKVLIPLLEARFKEAPASYWIPRLEAESIPCGPMQTVDRVIASEQTAALDILRKTPDRRSTTVALPVSFDGCRPPLPGNTPALGQHDHVIGRPRTASLPENR; this is encoded by the coding sequence ATGACTGAGCACACATCCGGACAGGACGCGCGGTCCGCCGGCAAGCCCTTGCCGCTGCAAGACGTATGCGTGGTGGAAATCGGCCACAGCCTGGCGGCGCCGTACGCGGGATTGATCTTCGCGCACCTGGGCGCGCGTGTCGTGAAAATAGAGAATGCCGGCAGCGGCGATTACGCGCGCGGCTGGGGGCCGCCCTTCATCGACGGCGACTCGGCCTTGTTCCATGCCATCAATCATGGCAAGGAAAGCTGCCGCGCGGACTTCAACGATCCGATCAGCATCGCGGCCGTGCGCGATTTCATCCTGGAACACGCGGACGTCGTTATCCAGAACCTGAAACCCGGCAGCCTGGATCGGCACGGCCTGGGCCCACGCGAGCTGATGGCGCAGTCCCCCGCGCTGGTCTATTGCAACCTGGGGGCCTTCGGCGCGGTGGGGCCGCTGCGGGACAAGCCCGGCTACGACCCGCTGGTGCAGGCCTATAGCGGGATGATGAGCATCGTGGGACACGATGCCGATGCCCCCAGCCGCGTACCGATCTCGCTGAACGACATGGGGACCGGGATGTGGGCCGTGATCGGCGTGCTGGCCGCGCTGCGCGATCGCGACCGGTCCGAGCCGGCGCGCGGGCAGGTGGTCGATGTGTCGCTCTACGAAACGGCCCTGGCATGGATGACGGTGCCGCTGTCCGACTGCCTGGCCGATGGCAAGCTGCCTGTGCGGCTGGGCTCCGGCAGTCCCAACATCGTTCCCTACCAGGTCTTCGCGTGCGCGGACCAGTCTATCCTGGTGGCGGCGGGCAACGACACACTCTACCGGCGCCTTTGCCAGATCATGGACCTTCCCGCGCTGGCCAAGGATAGCCGCTTCGCCACGAATGGCGACCGCGTGTCGAACCGCAAGGTACTGATCCCGCTGCTGGAAGCGCGCTTCAAAGAGGCGCCCGCCAGTTACTGGATCCCGCGCCTGGAGGCCGAGTCCATCCCCTGCGGTCCCATGCAGACGGTCGACCGCGTGATCGCCAGCGAACAGACCGCGGCGCTCGATATTTTGCGCAAGACCCCGGACCGGCGCAGCACCACGGTGGCCTTGCCCGTGTCGTTCGACGGCTGCCGTCCGCCGCTTCCGGGCAACACGCCCGCCCTCGGCCAGCACGACCACGTGATCGGCCGCCCACGAACCGCTTCCTTGCCGGAGAACCGCTGA
- a CDS encoding dihydrodipicolinate synthase family protein, with protein sequence MTSHGHAGGPYRGVFPVVPTTFTEDGDLDLESQKRCVDFMIDAGSDGLCILANFSEQFVLSDDEREILTKTILRHVDGRVPVIVTTTHFSSKVCAERSRRAQDDGAAMVMVMPPYHGATIRVTPSACHGFFQRVSDALSIPIMIQDAPVSGTLLDAEALARMAREIQHVSYFKIETPGASAKLRELIRLGGDAVVGPWDGEEGITLIHDLEAGATGSMTGGGYPDGLGPIVHAYLAGRHDEARQRYERWLPLINAENRLGGLLTSKALMKEGGVIASDAPRHPLAPLHPQIRASVVATARRLDPLVLRWAK encoded by the coding sequence ATGACATCTCACGGCCATGCCGGCGGACCCTACCGGGGCGTGTTCCCGGTTGTTCCGACCACCTTCACCGAAGACGGCGATCTCGACCTGGAGAGCCAGAAGCGATGCGTGGATTTCATGATCGACGCGGGCTCCGACGGCCTTTGCATACTCGCCAATTTCTCCGAGCAGTTCGTCCTTTCCGACGATGAGCGGGAAATCCTGACCAAAACCATCCTGCGCCATGTGGACGGCCGCGTGCCGGTCATCGTGACCACCACGCATTTCAGCTCCAAGGTGTGCGCCGAACGCAGCCGGCGGGCGCAGGACGACGGCGCCGCCATGGTCATGGTCATGCCGCCTTACCATGGAGCGACGATCCGTGTAACGCCGTCCGCCTGCCATGGTTTTTTCCAGCGCGTTTCCGACGCCCTGTCGATTCCCATCATGATCCAGGACGCGCCGGTCAGCGGCACCCTGCTGGACGCCGAAGCGCTGGCCCGCATGGCGCGCGAGATCCAGCACGTGTCGTACTTCAAGATAGAAACGCCGGGTGCCAGCGCCAAGCTGCGCGAGCTCATCCGCCTGGGCGGCGATGCGGTCGTCGGTCCCTGGGACGGCGAAGAGGGCATCACGCTCATCCACGACCTGGAAGCCGGCGCGACCGGGTCCATGACCGGCGGCGGCTATCCCGATGGCCTTGGGCCTATCGTGCATGCCTACCTGGCAGGCCGGCATGACGAGGCGCGCCAGCGGTATGAACGCTGGCTGCCATTGATCAATGCCGAAAACCGCCTGGGCGGCCTGCTGACCAGTAAAGCCCTGATGAAGGAGGGCGGTGTCATCGCGTCGGACGCACCCCGGCATCCCCTCGCACCGCTGCATCCCCAGATCCGCGCGAGCGTGGTCGCGACCGCGCGCCGCCTGGATCCGCTGGTGCTTCGCTGGGCCAAATAG
- a CDS encoding D-2-hydroxyacid dehydrogenase family protein has translation MHKIAVIDDFQNVALRFGDWDGLPDAEITVFNDHVVSEDELARRLAPFDILCVMRERTRLTRSLLRRLPNLRMIASTGPWNAAIDIEATDELGITVCGTGTSLTAAGEHTWALIMAAARKLPQELAAFKSGGWQVSVGVDLHGKTLGMLGLGYTGGVAARIARAFGMKVIAWSQNMTPEQAASHGATHVSKDELMRGSDFLSIHVRLSERTRGLVGARELGLMKPGAYLINTARGPIVDEQALVEALRARRIAGAAVDVFEIEPLPADHPFRTLDNFIGTSHLGYVTEQSYDIYYGESVENIRAYIAGEPIRVLTATRREIGYQSEPR, from the coding sequence ATGCACAAGATAGCGGTGATCGATGATTTTCAGAATGTCGCCTTGCGGTTCGGCGATTGGGACGGTCTGCCGGATGCCGAGATAACGGTGTTCAACGACCATGTCGTATCCGAGGACGAGCTGGCGCGCAGGCTCGCGCCCTTCGACATCCTGTGCGTGATGCGCGAGCGCACCCGGCTTACGCGCAGCCTGCTGCGCCGGCTGCCCAATCTGCGCATGATCGCCAGCACCGGCCCGTGGAATGCGGCCATCGATATCGAGGCCACCGATGAACTCGGCATCACCGTATGCGGAACGGGAACGTCGCTGACCGCCGCGGGCGAACACACCTGGGCCCTGATCATGGCGGCGGCGCGCAAGCTGCCCCAGGAACTGGCCGCCTTCAAGTCGGGTGGCTGGCAGGTATCGGTGGGCGTGGACCTGCATGGCAAAACCCTGGGGATGCTGGGCTTGGGCTATACCGGCGGCGTGGCGGCGCGCATCGCCCGTGCCTTCGGCATGAAGGTGATCGCCTGGAGCCAGAACATGACGCCAGAACAGGCCGCATCCCACGGCGCCACGCACGTCTCCAAGGATGAACTGATGCGGGGCAGCGATTTCCTGTCCATCCACGTGCGGCTGTCGGAACGCACGCGCGGCCTGGTCGGCGCGCGCGAGCTCGGCCTGATGAAGCCCGGCGCCTATCTGATCAATACCGCCCGCGGCCCCATCGTCGACGAGCAGGCGCTGGTCGAAGCCTTGCGCGCGCGCCGCATCGCCGGCGCCGCCGTCGATGTATTCGAGATCGAACCGCTGCCGGCCGACCATCCGTTCCGTACCCTGGACAACTTCATCGGTACTTCGCACCTGGGCTATGTGACCGAACAATCCTACGACATCTACTACGGGGAATCGGTGGAGAACATACGCGCATACATCGCGGGCGAGCCGATCCGTGTGCTGACCGCGACCCGCCGCGAGATCGGCTATCAGTCCGAGCCGCGCTAG
- a CDS encoding Bug family tripartite tricarboxylate transporter substrate binding protein, with amino-acid sequence MDGDNPLSRRRALLALAGSCAAGMAWRAPRAAPSTWTPTHPLRLVVTYPPGGGADVTARAMTEALGARLGQPVVVENRGGAGGMVGTASVFRAAPDGYTLLWGNTDTMAMAPNLYRQINYVPEEFTALAPVVALGFVLASRPTLEAQDFRQLIELARKRQLSFASWGVGSPGHVGSEMLKNQAGIPSILNVPYRGTAPACQALLAGEVDVMYLPSPLWLAFRKQVRTYAIAAPKRYTQFQDIPTMAELGVPVDMDVWQGLFAPPGTPLPIAERIHEAVTQAVGTPDVQKRFLELGGVPLTSSRASFAQSIPTERARWGALLRAANVQPQD; translated from the coding sequence ATGGATGGAGACAACCCTTTAAGCCGGCGCCGCGCCTTGCTTGCCCTGGCGGGAAGCTGCGCGGCGGGCATGGCCTGGCGCGCGCCGCGCGCCGCGCCGTCGACCTGGACACCGACGCATCCGCTGCGCCTGGTGGTGACCTATCCGCCGGGCGGCGGCGCCGATGTGACGGCACGCGCCATGACCGAGGCGCTGGGAGCAAGGCTGGGCCAGCCCGTGGTGGTGGAAAACCGCGGCGGCGCGGGCGGGATGGTCGGCACGGCCTCTGTGTTCCGCGCCGCGCCGGACGGCTACACCTTGCTGTGGGGCAATACGGACACCATGGCAATGGCGCCGAACCTGTATCGCCAGATCAACTACGTGCCCGAGGAGTTCACCGCCCTCGCGCCGGTGGTGGCCCTGGGTTTCGTCCTGGCGAGCCGTCCCACCCTGGAAGCCCAGGACTTCCGGCAGTTGATCGAGCTGGCGCGCAAGAGGCAATTGAGCTTTGCATCCTGGGGCGTCGGCAGTCCCGGCCATGTGGGATCCGAAATGCTGAAGAACCAGGCGGGCATTCCCAGCATCCTGAATGTCCCGTATCGCGGTACGGCGCCGGCCTGCCAGGCCTTGCTGGCAGGGGAGGTCGACGTCATGTATCTGCCGTCCCCGCTATGGCTGGCCTTTCGCAAGCAGGTGCGCACCTATGCGATCGCGGCACCGAAGCGCTACACGCAGTTCCAGGACATCCCGACCATGGCGGAACTCGGCGTGCCGGTCGATATGGACGTCTGGCAGGGATTGTTCGCGCCTCCGGGCACGCCGTTGCCCATCGCCGAACGCATCCACGAGGCCGTGACCCAGGCCGTCGGCACGCCCGATGTGCAAAAGCGCTTCCTGGAGCTGGGCGGCGTGCCGCTGACCAGCAGCCGTGCCTCCTTCGCGCAGTCCATTCCGACCGAAAGGGCGCGTTGGGGGGCGCTGTTACGCGCCGCCAACGTGCAGCCGCAAGACTAG
- a CDS encoding aspartate/glutamate racemase family protein, with product MRIWHQSSTEIEELGSYKQALVRHAAEVLGDDATVAVQGIPPGRYHGRTPSGSLGNAYVHHRVLEPILDNAVRAEREGYDAFVLGSYSEPFLRELRSAVDMPVASLTEASLLVGCSLGRYSAPVSNAHSTAWMVRMSVQAHGMSDRVLPVRCIDPVLDERQLALGFEHPRPVIESFQHCARQAIAEGADVIIPAEGMLAEILYVNKVSRIGEVPVMDVFGVTWAYAAMLATLRARTGLGVGRQWHYHRNDPDLVRELAGRD from the coding sequence ATGCGTATCTGGCACCAATCCAGCACCGAGATCGAGGAACTGGGCAGCTATAAGCAGGCCCTGGTCCGCCATGCCGCCGAGGTGCTCGGCGATGACGCCACCGTGGCGGTGCAGGGCATACCGCCCGGCCGCTACCACGGCCGCACCCCTTCGGGCTCGCTGGGCAACGCATACGTGCATCATCGCGTGCTGGAGCCCATCCTGGACAATGCCGTGCGCGCCGAGCGTGAAGGCTATGACGCCTTCGTGCTGGGCTCCTACAGCGAACCGTTCCTGCGCGAGCTGCGGTCCGCCGTCGATATGCCGGTGGCATCGCTGACGGAAGCCAGCCTGCTGGTGGGGTGCAGCCTGGGCCGCTACAGCGCGCCGGTATCCAATGCCCATTCCACGGCCTGGATGGTCCGCATGTCGGTGCAGGCGCACGGGATGTCCGATCGCGTACTGCCCGTGCGGTGCATCGACCCGGTCCTGGACGAGCGTCAGCTGGCGCTGGGCTTCGAGCACCCGCGGCCGGTGATCGAGTCCTTTCAGCACTGCGCGCGGCAAGCCATCGCCGAAGGCGCCGACGTCATTATTCCGGCCGAGGGCATGCTGGCCGAAATCCTGTATGTAAACAAGGTGTCGCGCATCGGCGAGGTGCCGGTCATGGACGTGTTCGGCGTTACGTGGGCCTACGCCGCCATGCTGGCGACCTTGCGCGCGCGCACGGGCCTGGGAGTGGGCCGCCAATGGCATTACCACCGTAACGACCCCGATTTGGTGCGGGAGCTGGCCGGCAGGGATTGA
- a CDS encoding hydroxymethylglutaryl-CoA lyase yields the protein MANLDDRTVRIREVGLRDGLQSIAQCMPTSAKLAWIDAEFAAGVREIEVCSFVPAKLMPQFSDAADVVRHALGIPGLTVAALVPNVRGAELALELGVPKLNYVISVSESHNRANVRRSREESLEGFRQVARLAAAAGAKAVGGMSTAFGCTIEGPIAQDEVLRMARGYLDAGAAELVLADTVGYAAPDAISRLVERVRAIAGDVPLALHLHDTRGLGLANVAAGLAAGVRDFDASLGGLGGCPHAPGASGNIVTEDAVFLLQAMGWHTAIDIPALLRVRDIVRDALPGVELLGAIAKAGLPIGHGAAPP from the coding sequence ATGGCCAACCTGGACGATCGCACGGTGCGGATACGCGAAGTGGGCTTGCGCGACGGCCTGCAGAGCATCGCGCAATGCATGCCGACCTCGGCGAAGCTGGCCTGGATAGATGCCGAATTCGCGGCCGGCGTCCGGGAAATCGAAGTCTGCTCCTTCGTGCCGGCCAAGCTCATGCCGCAGTTCAGCGACGCGGCGGACGTCGTCAGGCATGCCTTGGGCATTCCGGGATTGACCGTCGCCGCCCTGGTGCCCAATGTGCGGGGCGCCGAGCTGGCGCTGGAGCTGGGCGTGCCCAAGTTGAACTACGTGATCTCGGTCAGCGAAAGCCACAACCGGGCGAACGTCCGCCGCAGCCGCGAGGAATCGCTGGAAGGTTTCCGGCAGGTGGCCCGCCTGGCCGCCGCCGCCGGGGCGAAAGCGGTGGGTGGGATGTCGACGGCGTTCGGGTGCACCATCGAAGGCCCGATCGCGCAGGACGAGGTACTGCGGATGGCGCGGGGATACCTGGATGCCGGCGCCGCCGAGCTCGTGCTGGCCGACACCGTGGGCTATGCGGCTCCGGATGCGATCAGCCGCCTGGTGGAGCGGGTGAGGGCCATCGCGGGCGATGTGCCGCTGGCCCTGCATCTGCACGATACGCGCGGCCTCGGCCTGGCCAATGTGGCGGCGGGCCTGGCAGCGGGCGTGCGCGATTTCGACGCCTCGCTGGGCGGCCTGGGCGGCTGTCCGCATGCGCCGGGCGCCAGCGGCAATATCGTCACCGAGGATGCCGTGTTCCTCCTGCAGGCCATGGGCTGGCATACCGCTATCGATATCCCGGCCCTGCTGCGCGTAAGGGACATCGTGCGGGATGCCTTGCCCGGCGTCGAGCTCCTGGGCGCGATCGCCAAGGCGGGCCTGCCCATCGGGCACGGCGCGGCGCCGCCCTGA
- a CDS encoding enoyl-CoA hydratase-related protein, whose product MSMSLTDPSRAFETLSLSSPFEGLLIVQLNRPSAANSISTTMGHELIAVFGELEAAPETYRCVVLTGAGDRIFCAGADLKEREGMSDEQFHTQHYLFERMGRAVYDCPVPILACVNGAAIAGGLELALACDFIVASDNARFGFSEVSRGIMPGGGGTQQLPRAIGVRRAKEAIFTGDYFGAAEALAMGLLNHVYPQATLMEETLSLVKRILANAPVAVRQAKKAVTYGMQMDLRTGFFFEIEAYSRLISTEDRIEGIRAFNEKRPPRFIGR is encoded by the coding sequence ATGTCCATGTCCTTGACGGATCCGTCCCGCGCTTTCGAAACCCTGTCGCTCTCTTCGCCGTTCGAGGGGCTGTTGATCGTGCAGTTGAATCGCCCGTCGGCGGCCAACTCCATCAGCACCACGATGGGACACGAGCTGATCGCGGTGTTCGGCGAACTGGAGGCCGCGCCGGAAACTTACCGTTGCGTGGTGCTGACCGGGGCGGGCGATCGCATCTTCTGCGCGGGCGCGGACCTGAAAGAGCGCGAGGGCATGAGCGACGAGCAGTTCCATACCCAGCACTACCTGTTCGAACGCATGGGCCGCGCGGTCTACGATTGTCCCGTGCCCATCCTGGCCTGCGTGAATGGCGCCGCCATCGCCGGCGGGCTGGAACTGGCGCTGGCCTGCGATTTCATCGTGGCATCCGACAATGCGCGTTTCGGGTTTTCCGAGGTCTCGCGCGGCATCATGCCGGGCGGGGGCGGCACGCAGCAGCTGCCGCGCGCCATCGGCGTGCGGCGCGCCAAAGAGGCCATCTTCACCGGCGATTATTTCGGCGCCGCCGAAGCGCTGGCGATGGGCTTGCTCAATCATGTCTACCCGCAGGCCACGCTGATGGAAGAAACCTTGAGCCTGGTCAAGCGGATCCTGGCCAATGCGCCGGTGGCGGTCCGGCAGGCGAAGAAAGCCGTGACCTACGGCATGCAGATGGACCTGCGCACCGGGTTTTTCTTCGAGATCGAAGCCTACAGCCGCCTGATATCCACCGAGGATCGCATCGAGGGTATCCGCGCGTTCAACGAAAAGCGTCCGCCGCGCTTCATCGGGAGATAA
- a CDS encoding hydantoinase B/oxoprolinase family protein, translated as METIVYEIIRNSLYAIAREMKIAMMRTAASPIMHLGADASAAVFDANMQLVAQGNDIPTMLGSAVISTKVSVEAVGRDRLRPGDVIISNDAYLGGGNHQPDVQVTRPVFVGDELVAFVMTRGHWTDIGGQAPGSYTLDTWDVFGEGVRIPPVLLYRNDEVVQDVLTMIVQNTRDPEGRQLDIQAQYAGAFVGDQRIQALARKYGTGALADAMRRSLDHSEALMREAIRQIPDGVYEAEDFAEGVAAPGWQGEAVPIKVKITVAGDSMHFDYAGTGAQTRGGINCPLAVTCNSTWFTVKALTDVSIPINQGCYRPVTIDAPVGSILNCQFPASVVGGNTETSPRVIDLCFKALSKAVPDRIIGQSNCAACSGVFGGRDPVQARVQRTGKAFVSMVEPHGGGMGARADQDGINGIRVYVGNAGSLPVEFIEQSMPLVVEDWALVTDSGGAGRYRGGLTARRTYRVEFDEATFTVAGERGQTAPEGYFGGLPGALFDCRVLGPDGSSRSLPAKGATEIVRRGDRVIVQPAGSGGYGDPKSRPADAVERDLLDGYISARAARELYGARLADIDGSLHD; from the coding sequence ATGGAAACCATCGTCTACGAAATCATCCGCAATTCGCTCTACGCCATCGCGCGGGAAATGAAGATCGCCATGATGCGGACCGCGGCCAGTCCCATCATGCACCTGGGCGCGGATGCCTCCGCGGCCGTGTTCGACGCCAACATGCAATTGGTGGCGCAGGGCAACGATATCCCGACCATGCTGGGTTCGGCGGTCATCTCCACCAAGGTATCGGTCGAGGCGGTCGGCCGCGACCGCCTGCGCCCCGGCGATGTGATCATCAGCAATGACGCCTACCTGGGCGGCGGCAATCACCAGCCCGATGTGCAGGTCACCCGGCCCGTGTTCGTGGGCGACGAACTGGTGGCCTTCGTGATGACGCGCGGGCACTGGACCGATATCGGCGGCCAGGCGCCCGGCAGCTACACCCTGGACACCTGGGACGTCTTCGGCGAGGGCGTGCGGATTCCGCCCGTGCTGCTGTACCGCAATGACGAGGTCGTGCAGGACGTGCTGACCATGATCGTGCAGAACACCCGCGATCCGGAAGGGCGCCAGCTCGATATCCAGGCGCAGTACGCGGGGGCCTTCGTCGGCGACCAGCGCATCCAGGCGCTCGCCCGCAAGTACGGCACCGGCGCGCTGGCCGATGCCATGCGGCGTTCGCTGGACCACTCCGAAGCATTGATGCGCGAAGCCATCCGGCAGATACCCGACGGCGTGTACGAGGCCGAGGACTTCGCGGAGGGCGTCGCGGCGCCGGGGTGGCAGGGCGAAGCCGTGCCGATCAAGGTGAAGATCACGGTGGCCGGCGATAGCATGCATTTCGACTATGCCGGTACGGGGGCGCAGACGCGCGGCGGCATCAATTGCCCGCTTGCGGTGACGTGCAACAGCACCTGGTTCACCGTCAAGGCCCTGACCGACGTCTCGATTCCCATCAACCAGGGCTGCTACCGCCCGGTCACCATCGATGCGCCGGTGGGCAGCATACTGAACTGCCAGTTTCCCGCGTCGGTGGTGGGCGGCAATACGGAGACCTCGCCGCGCGTGATCGACTTGTGCTTCAAGGCCTTGTCCAAGGCGGTGCCCGATCGCATCATCGGCCAGAGCAACTGCGCCGCGTGCTCCGGCGTGTTCGGCGGCCGCGATCCCGTGCAGGCGCGCGTGCAGCGCACCGGCAAGGCCTTCGTCAGCATGGTCGAGCCGCACGGCGGCGGCATGGGGGCGCGCGCCGATCAGGACGGCATCAACGGCATCCGCGTCTATGTCGGCAACGCCGGTTCGCTGCCCGTGGAGTTTATCGAGCAGAGCATGCCGCTGGTCGTGGAAGACTGGGCCCTGGTCACGGACTCCGGCGGCGCCGGCCGCTACCGTGGCGGATTGACGGCGCGCCGGACCTACCGGGTGGAATTCGACGAGGCCACCTTCACGGTGGCCGGGGAGCGCGGCCAGACCGCGCCGGAAGGATACTTCGGCGGCCTGCCCGGCGCCTTGTTCGATTGCCGTGTACTGGGGCCGGACGGCAGCAGCCGCAGCCTGCCCGCCAAGGGCGCGACCGAAATCGTCAGGCGCGGCGACCGCGTCATCGTCCAGCCCGCCGGCAGCGGCGGATACGGCGATCCGAAGTCGCGGCCGGCGGATGCCGTCGAGCGCGATCTGCTGGACGGCTACATCAGCGCGCGCGCCGCGCGCGAACTCTACGGCGCGCGGCTGGCCGACATCGACGGGTCCCTGCATGACTGA
- a CDS encoding tripartite tricarboxylate transporter substrate binding protein — protein sequence MPSFFLQLRSLCLHSALAALALCAAVPVAAQQAWTATRPIRLVVPYPAGGGTDIAARMIATGVADHLGRPMVVENKPGANGVIAADYVYGAAPDASTLLFGSGDVISLSPHTYTNYRFKPDGFAAVAPIARIGVVLAGRPGLEPKTLKDLVASVKTRQYTYAHWGPGSNGRVAMEIFQTQTGAKKMLDIPYLGTAPGLMALLAGQVDLMLVPTPLVIANRGKLQVYGVASPTRYAGLPDVPTLQEQGYPVNGDIWFGVLAPPGTPQPAIDAIRAELGRVVADPGVQANMIQQGLQPDTSDPARFGDFIVNENHRWGAVVKAADIKIGG from the coding sequence ATGCCCAGCTTTTTTTTGCAGCTTCGCTCGTTATGCCTGCATTCCGCACTGGCGGCGTTGGCGCTATGCGCCGCGGTCCCGGTGGCGGCGCAGCAGGCCTGGACGGCCACGCGCCCCATCCGGCTCGTCGTGCCGTATCCCGCCGGCGGCGGCACCGACATCGCGGCGCGGATGATCGCCACCGGCGTGGCGGACCACCTGGGCCGCCCCATGGTCGTGGAGAACAAGCCCGGCGCCAATGGCGTGATCGCGGCGGATTACGTCTACGGCGCCGCGCCGGACGCCAGTACGCTGCTGTTCGGCTCCGGCGACGTGATCTCGCTCAGTCCGCATACCTATACGAACTACCGCTTCAAGCCCGACGGCTTCGCGGCCGTGGCGCCGATCGCGCGCATCGGCGTGGTCCTGGCCGGCAGGCCGGGCCTGGAGCCCAAGACGCTGAAGGACTTGGTCGCCAGCGTGAAGACGCGGCAGTACACCTACGCCCACTGGGGCCCGGGCAGCAACGGCCGTGTCGCCATGGAGATTTTCCAGACGCAGACCGGCGCCAAGAAGATGCTGGACATTCCGTACCTGGGTACCGCGCCGGGCCTGATGGCCTTATTGGCCGGGCAGGTCGACCTGATGCTGGTGCCCACGCCGCTGGTCATCGCCAATCGCGGCAAGCTGCAGGTGTATGGCGTCGCCTCGCCGACCCGCTATGCCGGCTTGCCCGACGTGCCCACGCTGCAGGAACAGGGCTATCCGGTCAATGGCGATATCTGGTTCGGCGTGCTGGCGCCGCCCGGAACGCCACAGCCGGCCATCGACGCCATACGCGCGGAACTGGGCCGCGTGGTGGCCGATCCCGGCGTCCAGGCCAATATGATCCAGCAGGGCCTGCAACCCGACACGAGCGATCCCGCCCGCTTCGGCGATTTCATCGTGAACGAAAACCACCGCTGGGGCGCGGTGGTGAAAGCGGCCGACATCAAGATCGGCGGGTAG
- a CDS encoding Bug family tripartite tricarboxylate transporter substrate binding protein, with protein sequence MKKNPRLHLILMLAAAAIAGSGPSAAAEDTGKAWKASQPIRIVVPFSAGGGSDVAARLLAQGLGNSLGEPVIVENKPGASGAIASDLVYTAAPDGYTLLLGTADTQAMNPHVNKVRYDALKYVPVAAIAKVSYVLVGRPDMPAADTKALVALAKEKSLTYGSSGTGAAADIQMRMFDDAAKIPNMLHVPYQGVAPAFQALVAGQVDLAMIPVALVAQYRNKVKFYGIASMQRNPAIPDVPTLAEQGFPVDGDPWVGLLAPPKTPDAVANAIAERVAKVLAVPENQKKLREVGMTPYQGTRSEFTEFYRKDYDKWEKAIKSAGITAQ encoded by the coding sequence ATGAAGAAGAACCCAAGGCTGCACCTTATTTTGATGCTGGCCGCCGCGGCCATCGCCGGCAGCGGGCCCTCGGCCGCCGCCGAGGACACCGGCAAGGCATGGAAGGCAAGCCAGCCCATCCGTATCGTGGTGCCGTTCTCGGCGGGCGGCGGCTCGGACGTGGCCGCGAGATTGCTGGCGCAAGGGCTGGGGAACAGCCTGGGAGAGCCGGTCATCGTCGAGAACAAACCCGGCGCCAGCGGCGCCATCGCGTCGGACCTGGTGTACACGGCGGCGCCGGACGGCTACACGCTGCTGCTGGGTACCGCCGACACGCAGGCGATGAATCCCCATGTCAACAAGGTGCGCTACGACGCCCTAAAGTACGTTCCGGTGGCCGCGATCGCCAAGGTGTCCTATGTATTGGTCGGGCGTCCCGACATGCCGGCCGCCGACACCAAGGCGCTGGTCGCCTTGGCCAAGGAAAAGTCCCTGACCTACGGGTCCTCCGGCACGGGGGCGGCGGCCGACATCCAGATGCGCATGTTCGACGACGCTGCCAAGATTCCCAACATGCTGCACGTTCCCTACCAGGGGGTGGCGCCGGCATTCCAGGCGCTGGTGGCGGGGCAGGTGGACCTGGCGATGATTCCCGTCGCGCTGGTGGCCCAGTACCGCAACAAGGTGAAGTTCTATGGCATTGCGTCGATGCAGCGCAATCCCGCCATCCCCGACGTACCCACGCTGGCGGAACAAGGCTTTCCGGTGGATGGCGATCCCTGGGTAGGCTTGCTCGCGCCGCCGAAAACGCCGGACGCGGTCGCCAACGCCATCGCGGAGCGCGTCGCGAAGGTACTGGCCGTGCCCGAGAACCAGAAGAAGCTGCGCGAGGTCGGCATGACGCCATACCAGGGTACGCGATCCGAGTTCACCGAGTTCTACCGGAAGGACTACGACAAGTGGGAGAAAGCGATCAAATCCGCCGGCATCACGGCTCAATAG